A stretch of the Elephas maximus indicus isolate mEleMax1 chromosome 3, mEleMax1 primary haplotype, whole genome shotgun sequence genome encodes the following:
- the LOC126071035 gene encoding putative gustatory receptor clone PTE03, with translation MASENQTGVAAFFLQGLSEDSELQPFLFGLFLTLYFVTVLGNLLIILAISSDSHLHTPMYFFLSNLPFTDICFGTTTVPKMLVNIQTQSKSISYTGCLTQVCFVLMFAGVEHFLLAAMAYDRYVAICHPLRYTVIMNSYLCGLLILLSLFISLVDALLHSLMVLRLSFCADLEIPHFFCKLAQVIKVACSNTLINDILVYLITSILSTVPLLGIVFSYIKIVSSILRMPSAGRMYKAFSTCGSHLSVVFLFYGTAFGVYISSAVTHSSKNLAVASVMYTVVPPMMNPFIYSLRNRDMQGALQKLFWRISSFS, from the coding sequence ATGGCATCAGAAAACCAAACTGGTGTAGCAGCATTCTTCCTCCAGGGGCTCTCAGAGGATTCAGAACTGCAGCCCTTCCTCTTTGGACTATTCCTCACCCTGTACTTTGTCACCGTGTTGGGCAACCTACTTATTATCCTGGCCATCAGCTcagactcccacctccacacccccatgtacttcttcctctccaacttgcccttcactgacatctgtttcGGCACCACCACAGTCCCcaagatgctggtgaacatcCAGACACAAAGCAAGTCCATCAGTTACACAGGCTGCCTCACCCAGGTTTGCTTTGTTCTGATGTTTgcaggtgtagaacattttctccttgcagcaatggcctatgaccgctatgtggccatctgccatcCACTGAggtacacagtcatcatgaactCTTACCTCTGTGGCCTGCTGATTCTCCTCTCCTTGTTTATTAGTTTGGTGGATGCCCTGCTTCACAGTCTGATGGTGCTGCGTCTGTCCTTCTGTGCAGACCTGGAAATCCCTCACTTCTTCTGCAAACTTGCTCAGGTCATCAAAGTTGCCTGCTCCAATACCCTCATCAATGACATCCTGGTATATTTAATAACTAGCATATTGAGTACTGTTCCTCTCCTTGGGATTGTTTTCTCTTACATTAAAATTGTCTCTTCCATTCTGAGAATGCCATCAGCTGGGAGAATGTATAAAGCTTTCtccacctgtgggtctcacctgtCAGTGGTTTTCTTATTCTATGGAACAGCTTTTGGAGTCTACATTAGTTCTGCAGTTACTCATTCTTCCAAAAACTTAGCAGTagcctcagtgatgtacactgtGGTCCCTCCAATGATGAACCCctttatctacagcctgaggaacagagaCATGCAGGGGGCCTTGCAGAAACTCTTCTGGAGAATATCTTCTTTTTCTTAG